One genomic region from Anopheles bellator chromosome 2, idAnoBellAS_SP24_06.2, whole genome shotgun sequence encodes:
- the LOC131208125 gene encoding pre-rRNA 2'-O-ribose RNA methyltransferase FTSJ3 isoform X1: MGKKGKVGKDRKDKFYKLAKESGYRSRAAFKLIQLNRRFGFLQQSQVCLDLCAAPGGWMQVAKQNMPVSSIVIGVDLYPIKGVPGCISLVGDITSDKTKSDLAKELKTWKADVVLNDGAPNVGKNWLHDAYQQVCLTLSAVKLATQFLRPGGWFVTKVFRSKDYNALMWVLKQLFKKVHATKPSASRKESAEIFVVCQHYRAPDKIDPRFLDSKYVFEELDIESKDGATANILKELEKSTTKKPKVEGYDGTDVRKIVTAREFLQSDKPLPLLSRITEIQFTQTDAEIANHPDTTAELKECCKDIKILGRKDLKELLRWHKLLSAKFGAPEVAAEADGQEKTKKQKKQKQENADGEDGEESEDETDEDMVELRQLDKEIAGLRDEQMRETKRMRKKVNKERAKLNERLSLKMVIKGDAGPTELASDMIFTLKDVASKQELENILDQPPDLPAEDEAASEDEAARRKRKYIRYDPETKGDLFEDEQLLAGEAEDSVSDVDSEFESKGLDLHSDDGVLSFEEDEDRVDPSDDENCNPLITDLDDRSKADKRLQRAKLWYEQEAFKKHNIESNDQELDYDIDRMIEAYQKRGVKVLGAERDKEDRENLPLGKKARRRARHSTNDGDISSDDSSSDDEAAGGGGAAESEGPAQHKTIETVPGQDGGFEIVSAEATRKPKKIKLNEQELALGQLLVSGKKMRRDITDAAWNRYMFNDSHLPDWFVEDEAKTMRRQLPVPDDVVERYRKAKDEFNVRTIKKVMEAKTRKKRHAKKRLEKIKKKAELIMENVDNTNQEKIRLLKRLYKKADAKKKEVTYVVAKKSGVSGKKVRRPKGVEGRFRVVDPRMKKDRRGEVTKEKRTSKHGGGKGKGKGNKAGGRKAKVGGKK; encoded by the exons ATGGGTAAAAAGGGAAAAGTAGGGAAGGATCGGAAAGATAAGTTCTACAAGCTAGCCAAGGAGTCCGGCTACCGGTCGCGTGCCGCCTTCAAGTTGATTCAGCTGAACCGGCGGTTTGGCTTTCTGCAGCAATCGCAAGTATGCCTCGATCTGTGCGCTGCCCCGGGTGGCTGGATGCAGGTGGCCAAGCAGAACATGCCGGTGTCGAGCATCGTGATCGGTGTCGATCTATACCCGATCAAGGGCGTGCCCGGGTGCATCAGTCTGGTGGGAGACATTACGAGTGACAAAACAAAGTCCGATTTGGCGAAGGAGCTTAAAACGTGGAAAGCGGACGTGGTGCTGAACGACGGGGCACCGAACGTTGGTAAGAACTGGCTGCACGATGCGTACCAGCAGGTTTGCTTGACTTTGAGCGCGGTCAAGCTGGCGACGCAGTTCCTGCGTCCGGGCGGGTGGTTCGTCACGAAGGTGTTCCGCTCGAAGGACTACAATGCGCTGATGTGGGTGctaaaacaattgttcaagAAGGTACACGCCACGAAACCATCTGCGTCACGCAAAGAGTCGGCGGAAATATTTGTCGTCTGCCAGCACTACAGGGCCCCGGATAAGATCGATCCGCGCTTCCTCGACTCGAAGTACGTGTTCGAGGAGCTGGACATTGAGTCGAAGGACGGTGCCACGGCCAACATTCTGAAGGAGCTCGAAAAGAGTACGaccaaaaaaccgaaagtcgAAGGCTACGATGGGACGGACGTGCGAAAGATCGTGACGGCCCGGGAGTTCCTGCAAAGCGACAAGCCCCTGCCGCTCTTGAGTCGCATTACCGAGATTCAGTTCACGCAGACCGATGCTGAGATTGCGAACCACCCGGACACGACAGCGGAACTGAAGGAGTGCTGCAAGGACATAAAGATTCTGGGTCGAAAGGATCTGAAAGAGTTGCTCCGATGGCACAAGCTGTTGAGTGCGAAATTtggtgcaccggaagtggcagccGAAGCGGACGGGCAGGAAAAGAcgaagaaacagaagaaacaaaagcaGGAAAATGCCGACGGCGAAGACGGTGAGGAGAGTGAAGATGAAACCGATGAGGACATGGTGGAACTCCGTCAGTTGGATAAGGAAATTGCGGGCCTGCGTGACGAACAGATGCGCGAAACGAAGCGTATGCGCAAGAAGGTGAACAAGGAGCGCGCGAAGCTGAACGAAAGACTAAGTCTTAAGATGGTAATCAAGGGCGATGCAGGACCGACCGAGCTGGCGTCCGATATGATTTTTACGCTAAAGGATGTGGCCAGCAAGCAAGAGCTGGAAAACATTCTCGACCAACCGCCGGATCTTCCTGCCGAGGATGAGGCTGCTTCGGAAGACGAGGCAGCACGCAGGAAGCGAAAGTACATTCGGTACGATCCCGAAACGAAGGGTGATCTTTTCGAAGATGAGCAGCTGCTGGCGGGAGAAGCAGAAGATTCCGTTTCCGATGTGGATTCGGAGTTCGAATCGAAAGGTTTGGACCTCCACTCGGATGACGGTGTGTTGAGCTTCGAGGAAGACGAAGATCGTGTCGATCCATCGGATGATGAGAATTGTAATCCTTTGATCACCGATCTGGACGATCGCAGCAAAGCGGACAAACGGTTGCAGCGGGCCAAGCTGTGGTACGAACAGGAAGCATTCAAGAAGCACAATATCGAAAGCAACGACCAGGAGCTGGATTACGATATTGATCGGATGATCGAGGCGTACCAAAAAAGGGGCGTAAAGGTGCTCGGTGCCGAGCGTGACAAGGAGGATCGGGAAAACTTGCCACTCGGCAAGAAAGCGCGTCGCCGAGCACGGCACAGTACAAACGATGGGGACATTTCCAGCGACGATAGCTCGTCAGACGATGaggctgccggtggtggtggcgcggcGGAAAGCGAAGGCcccgcgcagcataaaacgataGAGACAGTGCCCGGGCAGGATGGTGGGTTTGAGATCGTTTCGGCGGAAGCgacccgaaagccgaaaaagATTAAGCTCAATGAGCAAGAGCTCGCCCTCGGGCAGCTGCTGGTGTCGGGGAAGAAGATGCGCCGCGATATCACGGATGCGGCCTGGAATCGGTACATGTTTAACGATTCGCACCTTCCCGATTGGTTCGTTGAAGATGAAGCGAAAACGATGCGCCGccagctgccggtgccggacgaCGTGGTCGAACGGTACCGGAAGGCGAAGGATGAGTTTAACGTGCGCACGATCAAGAAGGTGATGGAGGCCAAGACGCGCAAGAAGCGGCACGCCAAGAAGCGGCTAGAGAAGATCAAGAAGAAGGCGGAGCTGATTATGGAAAACGTCGACAACACCAACCAGGAGAAGATTCGTCTCCTCAAGAG ATTGTACAAAAAGGCCGACGCCAAGAAGAAGGAGGTTACGTACGTCGTGGCGAAGAAGTCGGGCGTCAGCGGCAAGAAGGTGCGCCGCCCGAAGGGTGTCGAGGGTCGGTTCCGGGTGGTAGATCCGCGCATGAAGAAGGACCGGCGGGGAGAAGTGACAAAAGAAAAGCGCACCAGTaagcacggcggcggcaaaggGAAGGGCAAGGGCAACAAGGCTGGTGGCCGCAAGGCGAAGGTCGGTGGCAAGAAGTAG
- the LOC131208125 gene encoding pre-rRNA 2'-O-ribose RNA methyltransferase FTSJ3 isoform X2, which translates to MGKKGKVGKDRKDKFYKLAKESGYRSRAAFKLIQLNRRFGFLQQSQVCLDLCAAPGGWMQVAKQNMPVSSIVIGVDLYPIKGVPGCISLVGDITSDKTKSDLAKELKTWKADVVLNDGAPNVGKNWLHDAYQQVCLTLSAVKLATQFLRPGGWFVTKVFRSKDYNALMWVLKQLFKKVHATKPSASRKESAEIFVVCQHYRAPDKIDPRFLDSKYVFEELDIESKDGATANILKELEKSTTKKPKVEGYDGTDVRKIVTAREFLQSDKPLPLLSRITEIQFTQTDAEIANHPDTTAELKECCKDIKILGRKDLKELLRWHKLLSAKFGAPEVAAEADGQEKTKKQKKQKQENADGEDGEESEDETDEDMVELRQLDKEIAGLRDEQMRETKRMRKKVNKERAKLNERLSLKMVIKGDAGPTELASDMIFTLKDVASKQELENILDQPPDLPAEDEAASEDEAARRKRKYIRYDPETKGDLFEDEQLLAGEAEDSVSDVDSEFESKGLDLHSDDGVLSFEEDEDRVDPSDDENCNPLITDLDDRSKADKRLQRAKLWYEQEAFKKHNIESNDQELDYDIDRMIEAYQKRGVKVLGAERDKEDRENLPLGKKARRRARHSTNDGDISSDDSSSDDEAAETVPGQDGGFEIVSAEATRKPKKIKLNEQELALGQLLVSGKKMRRDITDAAWNRYMFNDSHLPDWFVEDEAKTMRRQLPVPDDVVERYRKAKDEFNVRTIKKVMEAKTRKKRHAKKRLEKIKKKAELIMENVDNTNQEKIRLLKRLYKKADAKKKEVTYVVAKKSGVSGKKVRRPKGVEGRFRVVDPRMKKDRRGEVTKEKRTSKHGGGKGKGKGNKAGGRKAKVGGKK; encoded by the exons ATGGGTAAAAAGGGAAAAGTAGGGAAGGATCGGAAAGATAAGTTCTACAAGCTAGCCAAGGAGTCCGGCTACCGGTCGCGTGCCGCCTTCAAGTTGATTCAGCTGAACCGGCGGTTTGGCTTTCTGCAGCAATCGCAAGTATGCCTCGATCTGTGCGCTGCCCCGGGTGGCTGGATGCAGGTGGCCAAGCAGAACATGCCGGTGTCGAGCATCGTGATCGGTGTCGATCTATACCCGATCAAGGGCGTGCCCGGGTGCATCAGTCTGGTGGGAGACATTACGAGTGACAAAACAAAGTCCGATTTGGCGAAGGAGCTTAAAACGTGGAAAGCGGACGTGGTGCTGAACGACGGGGCACCGAACGTTGGTAAGAACTGGCTGCACGATGCGTACCAGCAGGTTTGCTTGACTTTGAGCGCGGTCAAGCTGGCGACGCAGTTCCTGCGTCCGGGCGGGTGGTTCGTCACGAAGGTGTTCCGCTCGAAGGACTACAATGCGCTGATGTGGGTGctaaaacaattgttcaagAAGGTACACGCCACGAAACCATCTGCGTCACGCAAAGAGTCGGCGGAAATATTTGTCGTCTGCCAGCACTACAGGGCCCCGGATAAGATCGATCCGCGCTTCCTCGACTCGAAGTACGTGTTCGAGGAGCTGGACATTGAGTCGAAGGACGGTGCCACGGCCAACATTCTGAAGGAGCTCGAAAAGAGTACGaccaaaaaaccgaaagtcgAAGGCTACGATGGGACGGACGTGCGAAAGATCGTGACGGCCCGGGAGTTCCTGCAAAGCGACAAGCCCCTGCCGCTCTTGAGTCGCATTACCGAGATTCAGTTCACGCAGACCGATGCTGAGATTGCGAACCACCCGGACACGACAGCGGAACTGAAGGAGTGCTGCAAGGACATAAAGATTCTGGGTCGAAAGGATCTGAAAGAGTTGCTCCGATGGCACAAGCTGTTGAGTGCGAAATTtggtgcaccggaagtggcagccGAAGCGGACGGGCAGGAAAAGAcgaagaaacagaagaaacaaaagcaGGAAAATGCCGACGGCGAAGACGGTGAGGAGAGTGAAGATGAAACCGATGAGGACATGGTGGAACTCCGTCAGTTGGATAAGGAAATTGCGGGCCTGCGTGACGAACAGATGCGCGAAACGAAGCGTATGCGCAAGAAGGTGAACAAGGAGCGCGCGAAGCTGAACGAAAGACTAAGTCTTAAGATGGTAATCAAGGGCGATGCAGGACCGACCGAGCTGGCGTCCGATATGATTTTTACGCTAAAGGATGTGGCCAGCAAGCAAGAGCTGGAAAACATTCTCGACCAACCGCCGGATCTTCCTGCCGAGGATGAGGCTGCTTCGGAAGACGAGGCAGCACGCAGGAAGCGAAAGTACATTCGGTACGATCCCGAAACGAAGGGTGATCTTTTCGAAGATGAGCAGCTGCTGGCGGGAGAAGCAGAAGATTCCGTTTCCGATGTGGATTCGGAGTTCGAATCGAAAGGTTTGGACCTCCACTCGGATGACGGTGTGTTGAGCTTCGAGGAAGACGAAGATCGTGTCGATCCATCGGATGATGAGAATTGTAATCCTTTGATCACCGATCTGGACGATCGCAGCAAAGCGGACAAACGGTTGCAGCGGGCCAAGCTGTGGTACGAACAGGAAGCATTCAAGAAGCACAATATCGAAAGCAACGACCAGGAGCTGGATTACGATATTGATCGGATGATCGAGGCGTACCAAAAAAGGGGCGTAAAGGTGCTCGGTGCCGAGCGTGACAAGGAGGATCGGGAAAACTTGCCACTCGGCAAGAAAGCGCGTCGCCGAGCACGGCACAGTACAAACGATGGGGACATTTCCAGCGACGATAGCTCGTCAGACGATGaggctgccg AGACAGTGCCCGGGCAGGATGGTGGGTTTGAGATCGTTTCGGCGGAAGCgacccgaaagccgaaaaagATTAAGCTCAATGAGCAAGAGCTCGCCCTCGGGCAGCTGCTGGTGTCGGGGAAGAAGATGCGCCGCGATATCACGGATGCGGCCTGGAATCGGTACATGTTTAACGATTCGCACCTTCCCGATTGGTTCGTTGAAGATGAAGCGAAAACGATGCGCCGccagctgccggtgccggacgaCGTGGTCGAACGGTACCGGAAGGCGAAGGATGAGTTTAACGTGCGCACGATCAAGAAGGTGATGGAGGCCAAGACGCGCAAGAAGCGGCACGCCAAGAAGCGGCTAGAGAAGATCAAGAAGAAGGCGGAGCTGATTATGGAAAACGTCGACAACACCAACCAGGAGAAGATTCGTCTCCTCAAGAG ATTGTACAAAAAGGCCGACGCCAAGAAGAAGGAGGTTACGTACGTCGTGGCGAAGAAGTCGGGCGTCAGCGGCAAGAAGGTGCGCCGCCCGAAGGGTGTCGAGGGTCGGTTCCGGGTGGTAGATCCGCGCATGAAGAAGGACCGGCGGGGAGAAGTGACAAAAGAAAAGCGCACCAGTaagcacggcggcggcaaaggGAAGGGCAAGGGCAACAAGGCTGGTGGCCGCAAGGCGAAGGTCGGTGGCAAGAAGTAG